In Cotesia glomerata isolate CgM1 linkage group LG3, MPM_Cglom_v2.3, whole genome shotgun sequence, one genomic interval encodes:
- the LOC123261999 gene encoding proteasome adapter and scaffold protein ECM29 gives MAAATDELMLLERVFLCLGNADTDEQLQASVCKFLPPVLLKLSSPQEGVRKKVMGLLIHINRRVKSRPKVQLPVEALLLQYQDPAASSFVINFTIIYIKLGYPRMEMKKQSELIPSVLNAIEGKPLSHQDSLLLMIMPALGNLEIPLSAEKRAALLGLQDKPYVAKQLINFMLDMLLLPYGSVGQAENRDPGQPIDWSQYPVPPGLSEYAFKRVIGENPPVAEKLEQVKLGIVKFLAGGFFPESDILIHLIVAAADTRFSVANLADAELKKIVSTLDWSSMQLALPLYTLFLGTSAIGTQKDIKPEMKRHAANTRIRLKLLQYLCRVTKAGFIIPPSIQVVFDSLYGNNTNKKLKSLALDFTLNMVQQCSFGSLSRVAGVILNGMVKLISEGEPEHIAIAYTIIGQLGQRIPSLVNKDSSLVQQFFKALTSTDSDMRRTVRDALIAMSSAFILNPSDKNGIATMTALLSTYIESEEPSVRSVAVHYVATIFPANHAPSRYLLLLACGDDKNEVSTEAIKALYGTAHRNERYKSDAKEYQLPNFPEMILYVNQNTQTRINSNNKFSIGNHVLPYNITTFNEIISYLRLCLAKSAKILAREPIENHPCEHTPTIAKYLKELVDEDKKYLDNYIELITSLCHATADKIPLIALLEVVGTIPRSMTGYFVKELPWIRTLLTSTKADVRELAAKINAIVMQFNSSNEEFELRAGEFMSSTKNKVLETQHGSLLALSYMMERKLTARKDTEQVDNFLNWKIYSEVVQTICSFLTSSTVLLVDAATQGIGIIGKVFPLPLNSESEDESLSKKKLVENLFAILMNAKMNGKIKENAIQSLGFLCIGEAFPHTKIIIEKFIGYAKETKDVTIHFSIAEALVLCVQGPASKEARDIWTTVPEEYNQNYSAESDNLLVFLLDQLLKLSNDPHPNSRQAICIWLLSILRHNDKRQHVIDRLPNLQNAFSNFLGENNDIVQDVASKGICLVYNTSEKTGRDDLVATLMSQLTEGRRAVQQVTPDTKLFEEGELGKAPTGGTITTYKEICSLASDLNKPDLIYNFLQLANHNAVWTSKKGAAFGFSAIASVAKDELNKYLPSIIPKLYRYQFDPTPKIQQSMSNIWHDIVPSTSKALEQYHNEILEDLKVNLTNNQWRVRLSCCLALSDLFKSNAHIDYAKHAPELWKQLFRVMDDVHEDTRNNATNTARLLSKVCVRECDPNHGKSGERVLQSVLSIFLEVGILHNVKAIRALSLQTVSQLVSTAGVLLKPSLVHLIPALLTATDMEHEGLMYMSTKYSAQTEIQEALDRVRSNEAKSHHATETVRKCTQYLDTAILQELMPKVIELIKSSIGLGSKVSISHFLILLSLQMKQELQPYAGKLCSALMNGLTDRNATVRKTNAVTIGYIIGSAKDSSVEKIFNTLNTWYNEREDDAIRLAIGQTLQSISNHNHEVLKKFSDIVIPLTFFAMHAIKVPANKETVELWTDLWGEISHGTESTIKQNLNLIIGTLNRSLESASWTTKAQAANAVSTVAVKVGSSMDDEARNGLLRILIAGLQGRTWNGKERLVEALATLACHSKEALGKDAALSASVVEALYKESKKENLEYRRYALKAFADVLHELGIDKFTELYDIAQEILGKMGKKNKGDDDDDDDDEKSDKSSEEITKKREDQMKLQETVYEALGKAWPAYKGSKDTQDKYCLQIIAHCHETLPSSTRAIQVAIMTTLTHFVEKLVFLQVNYGELAKEDREKLDIICETLYQILKISIGISKYTRIRKEALNIVLVLSKKLIDSGNNKQTEALKSLFCQLLTNELASDNQPEIRTRVVDIKAIFQL, from the exons ATGGCAGCAGCTACTGACGAATTGA TGCTTTTGGAGCGAGTGTTCCTGTGCCTGGGAAATGCAGATACTGATGAACAGCTCCAGGCGTCGGTGTGCAAATTTTTGCCACCGGTGTTACTCAAGTTGTCAAGTCCGCAAGAAGGTGTTAGGAAGAAGGTGATGGGTCTGCTGATACATATTAATAGACGGGTTAAAAGCCGTCCCAAAGTTCAACTCCCAGTGGAAGCTCTGTTGCTCCAATATCAAGATCCAGCTGCCAGCTCTTTTGTCATT aattttacgataatttatattaaacttGGTTATCCGAGAATGGAAATGAAGAAACAATCGGAATTGATACCTAGTGTACTGAATGCGATTGAAGGGAAACCGTTGTCTCATCAAGACag CCTATTACTAATGATAATGCCAGCGTTGGGTAACCTGGAGATACCACTATCTGCCGAAAAGCGAGCCGCCCTTCTAGGCTTGCAAGACAAGCCCTACGTAGCGAAGCAACTGATAAACTTCATGCTTGACATGCTGCTTTTACCATACGGCTCAGTAGGCCAGGCAGAGAACCGAGACCCTGGACAGCCTATCGACTGGTCTCAGTACCCAGTCCCTCCAGGTCTCAGTGAGTACGCCTTCAAGCGTGTGATCGGCGAGAACCCTCCAGTGGCCGAGAAACTCGAGCAAGTAAAATTAGGCATCGTGAAGTTCCTCGCCGGGGGTTTCTTTCCCGAATCAGACATTTTGATTCACCTGATCGTCGCAGCAGCAGACACGCGTTTCAGCGTTGCAAATCTAGCAGACGCCGAGCTCAAGAAAATAGTCAGTACTCTAGACTGGTCGTCTATGCAGCTAGCTCTTCCTCTGTACACTTTATTCCTCGGAACCAGCGCTATCGGAACACAGAAGGACATAAAACCAGAGATGAAACGTCACGCAGCGAATACCAGAATTCGCTTGAAGCTTTTGCAATATTTATGTCGAGTCACTAAAGCTGGGTTCATAATACCTCCAAGTATCCAGGTGGTATTTGATTCTCTGTACGGTAACAACACAAACAAGAAATTAAAATCCCTGGCTTTGGATTTTACATTAAACATGGTCCAGCAGTGCAGTTTTGGATCTCTCTCTCGCGTAGCCGGAGTTATTCTCAACGGAATGGTGAAATTAATCTCCGAAGGCGAGCCTGAGCACATCGCTATAGCTTACACAATAATTGGCCAACTGGGCCAGCGAATTCCGTCTTTGGTCAACAAAGACTCAAGCCTAGTTCAGCAATTTTTCAAAGCTCTCACATCAACAGACTCAGACATGCGTCGTACAGTTCGCGACGCCTTGATCGCAATGTCTTCAGCATTTATCCTAAACCCCAGTGACAAAAATGGAATCGCAACGATGACCGCTTTACTATCAACTTACATCGAATCTGAAGAGCCCAGTGTCAGGTCAGTCGCTGTTCACTACGTAGCGACAATTTTCCCAGCGAACCACGCGCCTTCTAGGTATCTTTTACTCCTAGCCTGCGGCGATGATAAGAACGAAGTCTCTACAGAAGCCATAAAAGCGCTCTATGGAACTGCTCATCGCAATGAACGCTACAAATCTGACGCTAAAGAATACCAGCTGCCTAATTTCCCGGAGATGATTTTGTACGTTAATCAAAACACCCAGACTCGCATTAATTCTAACAACAAATTTTCAATAGGGAACCACGTACTGCCGTACAACATTactacttttaatgaaattattagttaCCTAAGACTGTGTTTAGCTAAGAGCGCAAAAATTTTAGCTCGGGAGCCAATTGAAAACCATCCTTGTGAACACACTCCTACGATCGCTAAATATCTCAAGGAACTTGTCGAcgaagataaaaaatacttggatAATTATATTGAACTTATAACCAGCTTGTGTCACGCAACTGCTGATAAAATTCCGCTGATCGCTTTGCTGGAGGTAGTCGGCACTATCCCGAGGTCTATGACTGGTTACTTTGTTAAAGAATTACCTTGGATTCGAACGCTACTCACCTCGACCAAGGCTGATGTTCGAGAGTTGGCTGCCAAGATAAATGCGATTGTCATGCAGTTTAATAGCAGCAATGAAGAGTTTGAATTGAGAGCCGGGGAATTTATGAGCTCGACTAAGAATAAAGTTCTGGAGACCCAGCATGGCTCGTTGTTGGCTTTGTCATACATGATGGAACGTAAGCTGACGGCTCGGAAAGATACTGAGCAagtggataattttttgaactggAAAATTTACAGCGAAGTTGTACAGACGATTTGTTCTTTCTTGACGAGCAGTACTGTTCTTTTAGTGGATGCTGCTACTCAAGGAATTGGGATCATTGGCAAAGTTTTTCCGCTTCCACTGAACTCTGAAAGTGAAGATGAGTCTCtgagcaagaaaaaattggttgaaaatttattcGCGATATTGATGAATGCGAAGATGAATGGCAAGATTAAAGAAAATGCGATACAGTCTCTGGGATTTCTTTGCATTGGAGAAGCTTTTCCgcatactaaaattattattgagaaGTTTATTGGGTACGCGAAAGAAACCAAGGATGTCACGATTCATTTCTCAATCGCAGAAGCTCTGGTGCTTTGTGTGCAAGGACCGGCTTCTAAAGAAGCGAGGGATATTTGGACGACTGTGCCGGAAGAGTATAATCAAAATTACTCGGCTGAGAGTGATAATTTATTGGTATTTTTGTTGGACCAATTGTTGAAATTATCGAATGATCCGCATCCAAACTCGAGACAGGCGATCTGTATTTGGCTGTTGTCGATTTTGAGACACAATGACAAGAGGCAGCATGTTATTGATCGATTGCCGAATTTACAGAatgctttttcaaatttcttggGGGAAAATAATGACATTGTACAGGATGTAGCTTCTAAGGGAATTTGCTTGGTTTATAACACGAGCGAGAAGACGGGTAGAGATGACCTGGTGGCTACTTTAATGAGCCAGTTGACGGAAGGACGTCGTGCAGTTCAACAAGTTACGCCTGATACCAAATTGTTCGAGGAAGGAGAGTTGGGAAAAGCTCCCACTGGAGGAACTATCACTACTTACAAGGAAATTTGTTCTTTGGCTTCGGATTTGAATAAGCCggatttgatttataattttcttcagcTTGCTAATCATAATGCTGTATGGACCTCGAAGAAGGGCGCTGCTTTCGGGTTTTCTGCAATTGCTTCAGTGGCTAAAGATGAgctcaataaatatttgccCAGCATTATTCCAAAATTGTACCG GTATCAATTCGACCCGACACCAAAGATCCAGCAAAGCATGTCCAACATCTGGCACGACATCGTTCCCTCAACTTCAAAAGCCCTTGAGCAGTATCACAACGAAATCCTGGAGGACCTAAAAGTAAACCTCACCAACAACCAATGGCGCGTGCGACTGAGCTGTTGTCTAGCTCTTTCCGACCTTTTTAAATCAAACGCCCATATAGACTACGCGAAACACGCTCCCGAATTATGGAAGCAGTTATTCCGCGTCATGGATGACGTTCACGAGGACACGCGTAACAATGCCACCAACACCGCTCGTTTACTCAGCAAAGTTTGCGTTCGCGAGTGCGACCCCAACCACGGAAAATCCGGCGAGCGCGTTTTACAATCAGTCTTATCCATATTTCTAGAAGTTGGAATTCTCCACAACGTAAAAGCCATCCGTGCTCTGTCTCTACAAACAGTTTCTCAACTAGTATCAACAGCTGGCGTTCTGCTAAAACCTTCTCTAGTTCACTTGATCCCAGCGCTGCTAACAGCCACCGACATGGAGCACGAAGGTCTCATGTACATGAGCACCAAGTACAGCGCACAGACGGAAATCCAAGAAGCTCTCGATCGGGTTAGATCCAACGAAGCTAAATCTCATCACGCAACCGAGACAGTTCGCAAGTGTACTCAGTACCTCGACACAGCAATTCTTCAAGAATTAATGCCTAAagttattgaattaataaaatccagCATTGGTCTAGGCTCCAAAGTGTCTATCAGTCACTTTCTAATTCTTCTGAGCTTACAAATGAAGCAAGAATTACAACCATACGCTGGAAAACTCTGCAGCGCTTTGATGAACGGATTAACAGACCGAAATGCTACCGTAAGAAAAACCAACGCAGTTACAATTGGCTACATAATTGGTTCCGCCAAAGAttctagtgtagaaaaaatattcaacacTCTCAACACTTGGTACAACGAGCGTGAAGACGATGCAATTCGCCTGGCAATAGGCCAGACATTGCAATCAATCAGCAATCACAATCACGaagtattaaagaaattttccgACATTGTAATCCCGCTGACTTTCTTCGCGATGCACGCGATAAAAGTTCCTGCTAATAAAGAAACCGTGGAACTGTGGACGGATTTATGGGGTGAAATTTCCCACGGAACGGAATCTACGATAAAACAAAACTTGAACTTGATTATCGGAACGCTTAATCGGTCATTGGAGTCGGCTTCTTGGACAACTAAAGCCCAGGCTGCCAATGCAGTCTCGACGGTCGCGGTGAAAGTTGGCTCTTCGATGGATGATGAAGCTAGGAATGGATTGTTGAGGATTTTAATCGCCGGGTTGCAAGGAAGAACGTGGAACGGAAAGGAGAGACTCGTTGAAGCGCTGGCTACGCTTGCTTGTCATAGCAAAGAGGCTTTGGGGAAAGATGCTGCTTTGAGTGCTTCCGTTGTTGAAGCGCTGTACAAAGAGAGCAAAAAAGAGAACTTAGAATATCGTCGTTATGCTTTAAAAGCGTTTGCTGATGTGTTGCATGAATTAGGAATTGATAAATTCACTGAGCTTTATGATATTGCGCAGGAAATTTTGGGTAAAATGGGGAAGAAGAATAagggtgatgatgatgatgatgatgatgatgagaaGAGCGATAAGAGCAGTGAAGAAATTACTAAGAAGAGAGAAGATCAGATGAAGTTGCAAGAAACTGTTTATGAGGCTCTTGGCAAAGCCTGGCCGGCTTATAAGGGTAGTAAAGATACTCAGGATAAATATTGCCTGCAAATTATTGCTCATTGTCATGAGACTCTCCCGAGCAGCACTAGGGCTATTCAGGTCGCTATTATGACCACCTTGACACACTTTGTGGAGAAACTTGTGTTTTTACAAGTTAATTATGGAGAATTGGCGAAGGAGGATAGGGAAAAATTGGACATTATTTGCGAAACTctgtatcaaattttgaaaatttcgatCGGAATTTCTAAATACACGAGGATAAGGAAGGAGGCGCTTAATATTGTGCTGGTGTTGTCGAAAAAGTTGATAGATAGTGGGAACAATAAGCAAACTGAAGCGCTTAAAAGTTTGTTTTGCCAACTATTGACCAATGAGCTGGCTTCTGACAATCAGCCGGAAATTCGTACTCGCGTTGTTGACATAAAagctatttttcaattataa
- the LOC123261142 gene encoding pumilio homolog 3: protein MKRKETFDASAFVPKLKKKKEFKIKEESESGAAKPPSKPDKKSKFSKPSKPPSKFDKKGPKYESKTEESTEKPDWKEIKKERKELRAKRKSKKLENIYDISIEGKKIDEEMRRKDCPPEERTKLCQKLFKLFEGNLVKLVFSHDISRVIQTLIKYSSTEMLATVAAELKSSFLNMIQSKYARNCIKKFFKYGNDQIRSDIFAACEGHVVQLMSHSVAAPIMDYILYKKNKKDKNKKCWASEQVRSTFKQEFYGNMYRTSKDSSVKFLSDVFAKAPDMKSATLSAVKMNVTKILSKNPNCLLIHSVLAEYLIICELNDRAELIGTLKESVVELLATKDGAKVAMICMWHGTAKERKAMLKVMKEQVKEIATSEYGYLFLLAMLDSVDDTVLVKKIFVPEFLSHLQEIVASEHGKKVVLYLVARRDTHYFHPALISLLSEGDNNLTSKKSADVRAKELLEAVIEPMLESIAKDVNSWLADGPVMLVTHAILKAASGNDKLVDAWNAIADFLVNEESTLKHEEADIKAVEHPALHLVLKKLIVADKERVEREETSFGDLLVQKMSTEVIKRWIEFNRACFLIVLLLENERESVVRELKGKLKDLVKEIKSKKHKGADVLLKKIK, encoded by the coding sequence atgaaacGAAAAGAAACTTTTGACGCCTCGGCATTCGTCCcgaagctaaaaaaaaagaaagaattcaaaataaaagaagaatcCGAATCAGGTGCTGCTAAACCACCGAGCAAACctgataaaaaatcaaaattcagtAAACCATCCAAGCCTCCTTcaaagtttgataaaaaaggACCCAAGTATGAAAGCAAAACCGAGGAATCAACAGAGAAGCCCGACTGGAAGGAGATTAAAAAAGAACGCAAAGAATTGCGCGCAAAACGTAAGTCCAAAAAACTCGAAAATATTTACGACATTTCCATCGAGGGAAAAAAAATCGACGAAGAAATGCGCCGCAAAGACTGTCCTCCAGAAGAACGTACCAAGCTGTGCCAAAAGCTCTTCAAACTCTTCGAAGGAAACCTCGTCAAGCTGGTTTTCTCCCACGATATTTCTCGAGTGATTCAAACGCTCATAAAATACAGTTCTACTGAAATGCTGGCGACTGTCGCTGCGGAACTTAAGTCTTCATTCCTAAACATGATCCAGTCAAAATATGCGCGGAATTGTATCAagaaattctttaaatatgGCAATGACCAAATTCGGAGCGATATTTTCGCCGCTTGCGAGGGTCACGTGGTCCAATTGATGAGCCACTCAGTTGCCGCGCCGATTAtggattatattttatacaagaAGAACAAAAAAGACAAGAATAAAAAGTGCTGGGCTTCAGAGCAAGTTAGAAGCACCTTCAAGCAAGAATTTTACGGTAATATGTACAGAACTTCCAAGGACTCTTCTGTTAAATTTTTGTCAGACGTATTTGCTAAAGCTCCGGACATGAAATCTGCAACTTTGTCTGCTGTTAAAATGAACGTCACAAAAATATTGAGTAAAAATCCAAATTGTTTGTTAATTCATTCTGTTTTAGCagaatatttgattatttgcGAGCTTAATGACCGCGCTGAGTTGATAGGAACTCTGAAAGAATCAGTGGTGGAATTATTGGCGACTAAAGATGGTGCCAAGGTTGCAATGATCTGTATGTGGCATGGAACTGCTAAAGAACGAAAAGCTATGTTGAAGGTGATGAAAGAACAAGTCAAAGAAATTGCGACTTCAGAGTAtggatatttatttcttctggCTATGTTGGACTCTGTTGATGACACtgttttggttaaaaaaatatttgttccTGAATTTTTGAGTCACTTGCAGGAGATTGTAGCAAGTGAACATGGAAAGAAGGTTGTTTTGTACTTGGTAGCTCGAAGAGATACTCATTACTTCCATCCTGCTTTGATAAGTCTGCTGAGTGAAGGAGACAATAATTTAACTAGTAAAAAATCAGCGGATGTAAGAGCGAAAGAGTTGTTAGAAGCGGTGATTGAACCGATGTTAGAGTCAATTGCTAAGGATGTCAATTCCTGGTTGGCAGATGGTCCGGTTATGCTGGTGACCCACGCGATCTTGAAAGCTGCTTCTGGAAATGACAAGCTGGTTGACGCTTGGAATGCTATTGCTGATTTTTTGGTGAATGAAGAGTCTACTCTGAAGCACGAGGAGGCTGATATCAAGGCTGTGGAACACCCTGCGCTTCATTTGGTGTTGAAGAAACTGATTGTGGCGGATAAAGAGAGGGTGGAGAGGGAAGAAACTTCATTTGGAGACTTGCTTGTGCAGAAAATGAGTACTGAGGTTATCAAGCGGTGGATTGAATTTAACAGAGCTTGTTTCTTGATTGTTTTATTGCTGGAAAATGAACGTGAATCGGTGGTGAGGGAGCTTAAGGGTAAATTGAAGGATTTAGTGAAGGAGATCAAGAGCAAGAAGCATAAAGGTGCtgatgttttattaaaaaaaataaaatag